From Astatotilapia calliptera chromosome 19, fAstCal1.2, whole genome shotgun sequence, a single genomic window includes:
- the gphb5 gene encoding glycoprotein hormone beta-5, producing the protein MVQVKGTISDKYCGSCYSFSPAKKSFHIRVLKSESSCSLNSKKLKQMLQRLLETRLQLRFTAEMTLQRRQPQWKPAVVLCCFLLGISLQSDNISCVSTINLRRFIGCAVREFTFLARKPGCGSLHITTDACWGRCETWEKPILEPPFIESYQRVCTYNETRLETVKLPNCQPNVDPTYTYPVALRCDCGVCLTSTTECITSV; encoded by the exons ATGGTTCAGGTCAAAGGAACCATCAGTGACAAGTACTGTGGTTCATGTTATTCATTCAGTCCAGCCAAAAAATCATTTCACATCCGAGTATTAAAAAGTGAGAGTAGCTGCTCATTAAAcagtaaaaaactaaaacagatgCTTCAACGTCTGCTTGAAACCAGACTGCAACTGCGATTTACAGCTGAGATGACCCTTCAAAGGAGACAGCCACAGTG GAAGCCTGCTGTGGTTCTGTGTTGCTTTTTGCTCGGGATCTCTCTACAGTCCGACAACATCAGCTGTGTGTCAACCATCAACCTGCGGCGTTTCATTGGCTGCGCAGTCCGGGAGTTCACCTTCCTGGCCAGGAAGCCCGGCTGTGGGAGTCTGCACATCACCACTGATGCCTGCTGGGGGCGCTGTGAGACCTGGGAG AAGCCAATCCTGGAGCCTCCCTTCATTGAGTCCTATCAGCGGGTTTGTACTTACAATGAGACTCGGCTGGAGACTGTGAAACTACCAAACTGTCAGCCCAATGTAGATCCAACATACACCTACCCTGTGGCCTTAAGATGTGACTGTGGAGTCTGTCTGACCAGCACTACTGAATGCATAACTTCTGTGTGA